The Hippocampus zosterae strain Florida chromosome 2, ASM2543408v3, whole genome shotgun sequence genome contains the following window.
GGTAACAAGTAAGTGGAAAATTCTGTGTTTTGGattattgttttgttgcaaCACCCTTCCACTTTTGAGCTTCAACTGTTAGCCTGATGGCCACAGGTTTTTCTGAGAAACTTTTTTCCATTGATGGTAGCACACTGTCCAGACCCTGAGGTAGCTAAGCTCACCCATGATGCAACCTCTGCCGTGTCTCACAGTTGGGAtaaggttttgtttttggtgtgctGTGCCATTTTTCTTCCACATGAGAGGAACCTGAAGCATGtaattgatttgtgtgtgtgtgtggttggttCCAATACTTTTACAGGTAACTTTTGCAATCTTCTCCAATATTGTACATATTTATGTATAAAGTCTTGACCTCAACCTGATTAGCATGGTATCTTGAGAGCTCTTCATGCCAGACATCCCACACGTCTTGAAGTCCAAAATTCATCCTGATCATTATGCATGATTATCTGCAAATGCAGGAAACATTTGCTTGAGATTTTGCTGCCAAAGGAGtcaaatattaaaattggtttgattatttgaaacctttgtgtgtgtgatcgGTATGCAAAAAACTGAAATCTGGAGGGGGCACatactttttcacagcactgtagaCGATCAGACTACACTGTATAACCGAGTTTATTCAAAAGGATTAACAGTTCCCACCCCCCTTTACACTGTAAGCATATTtagtgatgaggatgatgatgacaatgtaaaaaatatttgatcaatgcATTtgattgtctctgtgtgtcgtGTTTTAGTTAAGTTAAATGGAGGCAGACATGTGCAAGGCATCCTTCGGGGGTTTGACCCCTTTATGAACCTGGTGGTGGATGACTGTCTGGAAATGGGACCGGGAGGACAACAGCATACCATTGGCATGGTGGTCAGTACCCATCCAGCTTTCGTTTTCCTTTGTCATTGTCATATGCCTGCTCAAAGACGAAGCGCTAACCAATATTCCTTCGTAGTATTCAGATGGCTgttacattcattttattataaAGACAAATTTGGTTGATTGTGAATTCGCAAGAGGATCGTTTTTTTGGTAAATATAACCGGAAATCTGTTAAAGCGAGGTTCCACTGTGCATTGGAAACAAATCAAAACTTGCTTATCAACCGACTTTCATGaggtttactttttttgtcaatggcttAAGATCCTATGACCACACTCAGAACATAGATGGggcgtgattggtcgttacccgaGTCCTGAGCgactgtgatgtaattttcagtcaAAGGCAAGTGGCAAAACGGATGCCCctgaaatggatttaaaaaaaaaatggattttgctGTTGGATTCATATTCCgtcaatgcaatattaatcagcatAGAGTGTTTAGTGGTGCTGCACAGAACatattgaaaaaatgttttacttgaTTTCACCTTTAAAACTGAACATTTGTAAAAAGCCccggaaattattatttctgAAATGTTATTCCTAGTTCCCATGTTGTCATTGTATGTACTTTCTGGTCCCATTTGAATGTACTCTAAACATTTCCAGGTAAAAATGTTAAAGGCCAGAGTACCaccttcattttaatttgtactATCACATATACACACGTCAGGAATACTGGTACAAGCTGTAGTGTTTCTTGAGGGTTGGGTTTACTACTATCTTAAAACTGAAGCTGATGATGGTTATTTAAACAGGTTAATGGTTATTTTTGTCCCAAACAAcgtttcatttttcatgtctTAGGTCATTCGAGGTAACAGCATCATCATGTTGGAAGCCCTGGAGAGAGTATGAGATTGGCTGCAGGgcgcccctttttttcttttttacacgtTTAACTGAAGTCTTTGAATTGTGTAAAATGTCCATCGTTTTATGGTTTtgtgaataaataattttctttgtTGTCTGTGTGCTTATGTTGAATTTACTCTCTAAAATATGGAAATTTTGTGTTATTGCCCGCTTGTGAACTGTAGTGCACAATGCACTATGGCGCAGGTAGtgcaatgtaaaaatgtaactttttaaaaCTGCAATTTTGACCAGATTTGGGGAATTAACATCTTTTAGCAGGGAAGATCACTACCAGAGAATATGACAGACTGATTAAAATACATGACATAAATGCTTCACTTATTAAGTGTTTATATACGAACGTGTTCTGCGTCATCCCAACGATAGGCTGGATAGAGTAATTCAGCTGCCAGCATTGTTCTAAATGAAATAACCATTACCTAACAGCTGCATCGTTTGAAATGCAGCGAAGATGGTGTCTTCGATCCATTGCTACACTGGTGAAGTTACGCAAATGTTGCAGAGAACGTGAAAATTACAGTAATGAACGAAATACAATTGTAGAGTATAGGTAGATAAACAATAATCAAGTGGATGATGTAAATAGTTGTACCGGGCAGACCTGAGTAACTCCAATAAtgcgtttgcaaaaaaaaaacggtgagtAGAAACCTTGAGGCTTCGTTTAATTCCTTTCGGTTGTTAGGTGGCCACCTTTTGCTCTAGGAAAATGTTCCCACACGGACTGTAATTGTCGACGCTTACATTAATCCGGCGTGTTGCATTCAGGTGGCTAAATGGCGGAGTCTCAGCAGGAAACAGCCCATAAAAGACAGAGAATGTCGAAAGTGTGGGATCATTTCAAACTGAAAAAGGAAGACCGAAAAGTGCAATGCGTGTACTGCAACGCAGAACTGGCGTTTCACAACAGCACATCTGTGATGATACAACATCTGATCCGAAAGCATCCTGTTAAAGTCAGCTCAACAAGCCTCGCCGATACAAGGTATCATAACGTCAACATGATATTAGCTCGTTCCGTTAGCCTGCTTGTTGGAATGTATCCTGTTCGCTGTAGTTTG
Protein-coding sequences here:
- the snrpg gene encoding small nuclear ribonucleoprotein G, which produces MSKAHPPELKKFMDKKLSLKLNGGRHVQGILRGFDPFMNLVVDDCLEMGPGGQQHTIGMVVIRGNSIIMLEALERV